One region of Oryzias latipes chromosome 6, ASM223467v1 genomic DNA includes:
- the galk2 gene encoding N-acetylgalactosamine kinase isoform X1, whose translation MASNPPKIKTSIATNQSVICRLKNLKNAFEAKYGESPLFYTCAPGRVNLIGEHIDYCGYSVLPMAIEQNILAAVSVNNSGMIQLANINPQYKDYKVSCSEDIAINKDDPKWYYYFLCGVKGIQEKFGIPRLAGMSCVVDGSIPPSSGLSSSSALVCCAGLLTMEANQKSLSKVALAEICAKCERYIGTEGGGMDQSISFLAEKGTAKLIEFHPLRATDVKLPEGAVFVISNCCKEMNKAASSHYNIRVVECRIATKMLAHHRGLDPSKVSKLSQVQTELNASLEEMLAMVEEVFHPEPYTREEICKLLSITSEKFSTEVLSANTQQETHFKLYQRSKHVYGEAARVMSFKSVCDSEPVDAIRLLGDLMNQSHVSCRDLYECSCPELDQLVDICLKSGAVGSRLTGAGWGGCAVSMVPSKKMESFLKAVRDAYYTPDPRRAAMEKQSLFVSKPAGGAALFLED comes from the exons ATGGCCTCAAACCCACCCAAGATAAAGACATCGATTGCTACAAATCAAAG TGTCATCTGCAGGttgaaaaacctgaaaaatgcatttgaagCCAAGTATGGAGAATCCCCACTATTCTACACGTGTGCACCTGGAAGAGTTAATCTAATAG GGGAACACATTGATTACTGCGGTTATTCTGTACTGCCGATGGCCATTGAGCAGAACATCCTTGCAGCTGTGTCTGTAAACAACTCTGGAATGATCCAACTGGCAAACATAAATCCTCAATATAA AGATTATAAAGTGTCATGCTCAGAGGACATCGCCATAAACAAAGACGACCCAAAGTGgtattattattttctctgtGGAGTTAAAGGTATCCAG gagaAGTTTGGGATCCCTCGTTTGGCTGGGATGTCCTGTGTGGTAGATGGATCTATTCCTCCCAGTTCCGGTCTATCGAGCTCAAGTGCTTTGGTTTGTTGTGCTGGTCTGTTAACTATGGAAGCCAATCAGAAATCCCTTTCCAAG GTGGCTCTTGCTGAGATATGTGCCAAATGTGAGCGCTACATCGGTACAGAGGGGGGAGGCATGGACCAGTCCATTTCTTTTCTGGCAGAAAAAGGCACT GCAAAGCTGATAGAGTTTCACCCTCTGCGGGCCACTGATGTGAAGCTTCCAGAGGGAGCTGTATTTGTGATTTCCAACTGTTGCAAGGAGATGAACAAAGCCGCCTCCTCTCACTACAACATCCGTGTGGTGGAGTGCCGGATTGCCACAAAG ATGCTGGCGCATCATCGTGGTCTGGACCCAAGCAAAGTGTCCAAGCTGTCTCAGGTTCAGACTGAACTGAATGCCTCTCTGGAGGAGATGCTGGCCATGGTGGAGGAGGTGTTTCATCCTGAACCGTACACTCGGGAGGAGATCTGCAAGCTCCTGAGCATCACCTCGGAGAAGTTCTCAACAGAAGTGCTGAGTGCCAACACCCAGCAGG AAACGCACTTTAAGCTTTACCAGCGGAGCAAACATGTGTACGGTGAAGCTGCTCGggtgatgagcttcaagagcgTCTGTGACTCTGAACCGGTCGACGCCATACGTCTCCTGGGGGATCTGATGAACCAGAGCCATGTGAGCTGCAGAGACCTCTATGAATGCAGCTGTCCTGAACTGGACCAACTGGTGGACATCTGTCT AAAGTCGGGGGCCGTTGGATCCCGGTTGACAGGAGCCGGATGGGGAGGCTGTGCCGTCTCCATGGTTCCCAGTAAGAAGATGGAGTCTTTCCTAAAAGCTGTCAGAGATGCATACTACACCCCCGACCCCCGCAGGGCGGCTatggaaaaacaaagtttgtttgtttcaaagcCGGCTGGAGGAGCTGCACTTTTCCTGGAGGACTAA
- the galk2 gene encoding N-acetylgalactosamine kinase isoform X2 has translation MASNPPKIKTSIATNQRLKNLKNAFEAKYGESPLFYTCAPGRVNLIGEHIDYCGYSVLPMAIEQNILAAVSVNNSGMIQLANINPQYKDYKVSCSEDIAINKDDPKWYYYFLCGVKGIQEKFGIPRLAGMSCVVDGSIPPSSGLSSSSALVCCAGLLTMEANQKSLSKVALAEICAKCERYIGTEGGGMDQSISFLAEKGTAKLIEFHPLRATDVKLPEGAVFVISNCCKEMNKAASSHYNIRVVECRIATKMLAHHRGLDPSKVSKLSQVQTELNASLEEMLAMVEEVFHPEPYTREEICKLLSITSEKFSTEVLSANTQQETHFKLYQRSKHVYGEAARVMSFKSVCDSEPVDAIRLLGDLMNQSHVSCRDLYECSCPELDQLVDICLKSGAVGSRLTGAGWGGCAVSMVPSKKMESFLKAVRDAYYTPDPRRAAMEKQSLFVSKPAGGAALFLED, from the exons ATGGCCTCAAACCCACCCAAGATAAAGACATCGATTGCTACAAATCAAAG GttgaaaaacctgaaaaatgcatttgaagCCAAGTATGGAGAATCCCCACTATTCTACACGTGTGCACCTGGAAGAGTTAATCTAATAG GGGAACACATTGATTACTGCGGTTATTCTGTACTGCCGATGGCCATTGAGCAGAACATCCTTGCAGCTGTGTCTGTAAACAACTCTGGAATGATCCAACTGGCAAACATAAATCCTCAATATAA AGATTATAAAGTGTCATGCTCAGAGGACATCGCCATAAACAAAGACGACCCAAAGTGgtattattattttctctgtGGAGTTAAAGGTATCCAG gagaAGTTTGGGATCCCTCGTTTGGCTGGGATGTCCTGTGTGGTAGATGGATCTATTCCTCCCAGTTCCGGTCTATCGAGCTCAAGTGCTTTGGTTTGTTGTGCTGGTCTGTTAACTATGGAAGCCAATCAGAAATCCCTTTCCAAG GTGGCTCTTGCTGAGATATGTGCCAAATGTGAGCGCTACATCGGTACAGAGGGGGGAGGCATGGACCAGTCCATTTCTTTTCTGGCAGAAAAAGGCACT GCAAAGCTGATAGAGTTTCACCCTCTGCGGGCCACTGATGTGAAGCTTCCAGAGGGAGCTGTATTTGTGATTTCCAACTGTTGCAAGGAGATGAACAAAGCCGCCTCCTCTCACTACAACATCCGTGTGGTGGAGTGCCGGATTGCCACAAAG ATGCTGGCGCATCATCGTGGTCTGGACCCAAGCAAAGTGTCCAAGCTGTCTCAGGTTCAGACTGAACTGAATGCCTCTCTGGAGGAGATGCTGGCCATGGTGGAGGAGGTGTTTCATCCTGAACCGTACACTCGGGAGGAGATCTGCAAGCTCCTGAGCATCACCTCGGAGAAGTTCTCAACAGAAGTGCTGAGTGCCAACACCCAGCAGG AAACGCACTTTAAGCTTTACCAGCGGAGCAAACATGTGTACGGTGAAGCTGCTCGggtgatgagcttcaagagcgTCTGTGACTCTGAACCGGTCGACGCCATACGTCTCCTGGGGGATCTGATGAACCAGAGCCATGTGAGCTGCAGAGACCTCTATGAATGCAGCTGTCCTGAACTGGACCAACTGGTGGACATCTGTCT AAAGTCGGGGGCCGTTGGATCCCGGTTGACAGGAGCCGGATGGGGAGGCTGTGCCGTCTCCATGGTTCCCAGTAAGAAGATGGAGTCTTTCCTAAAAGCTGTCAGAGATGCATACTACACCCCCGACCCCCGCAGGGCGGCTatggaaaaacaaagtttgtttgtttcaaagcCGGCTGGAGGAGCTGCACTTTTCCTGGAGGACTAA